ttgtgtgtgtagtgtagtcaCTCAGGATCCCTAGACAGTGTGTACATGCTCATTGTCACACTACAGCACACCTTGGCTGTCTCAgtaaaataaacagctaacctgATGCAATTTTGTagtttctgaagaaaaaaaaaatgtttagcaaCTCCAAAGACGCCTATCAGCCTTATACCATGCTTAATTTCCTAGTATctaactagcaagctagctagctattcgGCTATCTACTGTATGTGTACTAATACCATCCTCTCAGAGAGCTAGCTATACTTTTAGTACCTTGTTTTATGGcactattagctagctagttggcTTCGACATACTTCAGTGACGGCCCTTTGTTGCATCTCTAGCTAGCTTGTTTAATAGCATGCTAACTAGTCACCCAGGATCTCTCTCACCATGACAGTCATTTTAATACTTTTCAGTACAGTGTAACAGGTTTAGATGTAGAAACAGAACaatgaaacaaatcaaaactatAGATCATTGGggggggaaataaaaataaataaatacagggggtgggggggataaTCATACCAATGGATTTTAACAGCCACACTGTATGTGTTTAATGTTCTGAGAACAGGTTTAACGCATCAGGTTTAGGGTAAACAGCTAGGCAGGCACAAGCTAACTAGcgttccttggaccactttgtCAGAACTCATAGCTTTTGAGATAATAGCTGATGTTCTAgggagaacaaaacaaaaacacaggaaTACTAGCAGAGCACGTTTCTTTCCTCCCTCCTCATTTTGACCTTAATCTGTGGCCATCTGTCGCCGGCTTAATTAGACCGATTATCTCATTAAGACTCATGACAACATGGCCGCCAGACGCTACGTTACAGTCAGCACACCatgctaaaaataacccaaagttatatacagtgtaatgGAGCACAGAGGTGCATAAAATGGAATTCCAGGTGAAGGATTgagaaatacaataaatactCGTCTATAAGAAGAACAGTTATCCTAGagattattactattaatgtAAGAACAATAATACCTTTATAGCACGTTTGTAAAGAATATAATCTTCCAATTGTTAGCCAAAAGAACGCCAAAGCACTGTAAGCATTCGAAAAAAATCGTTATGATATTGCTTCACATCAAATTATTGATATTTACGTCACGTCTTGAAGCGATAAGAGCACTGCTGAAAGGCAAACGAAACAATAGAAACcgtcatagaatttgtaatggttttaatggttgtaatggaaagtgtattggtttttttttaatcgaatCTGTAAcagtccctgtgggtctctactgataatctgttgccttctattggtggcatgttgggtctagtggataccattaaggaccaattgtggtaatggaaaccatttgaattTCTGGGAGGGAGATGGGGCAGGATGAGAGAgtgagcgcgagagagagagagagagagagagagagagagagagagagagagaattagctCATTCACCTGGATTAAGTCAATCCCAAGCTGCTgagacatgaacacacacacacacaaacgggTAAGAAACTTCTCTCTTtataatattaaacaaattGCTCCGCGAATACATACACAGTTTAACGATATACACACTACTACATATTAAACTACATAATAGAAATGTATACGCTTTATATGATATGTATGAAATTAAACATGACAGAAAAACTGtcgattactttcctataatatcacgtcctgaagtgttttgtttcttttatacCTCAGCAATTTTACCAGTGTTTTTATTTCGTACATTTTCatctatttatattattattaagttatatttaattaatgatGTTATTTCGAGTTCCTGTTACTGCATACGTTAAAACAGCGATAAACGGTCGTCgccgaaacaaaacaaaacaacgtagcttgtgtttttttttaaaattaaggagaaaccacaaagcgtaaactcctttCCAAACCGCAAACAAAACTTATCCGTATCAACGATTCCACACGTAATCGTTTAAACCATTTTACACGGACCGTCCAATGCACGTTTCCAAGTTGTTACTATATAAACAATAAGATAAAGTGTTCGACCAATTCTGAACGAAATACCGACCAATcggaatcgagaattcaacggCACTGTGGAGTAAAATCTTGATAGTGCGCCATGATGTTATCGTCGATGATTAAAGTTGTTTAAAGTTGttctagtgtgtaaatattgCACAAATCGTTGCATATATACTAAAGCAGTGACTGGTGTGTGAACAGGATGTGTAGATAGAtgttcagctgtgtgtgtttataagtgCTGGACACTGCTTTACGAGGCCTCATATGTCTTTGCAGGAGGGTGCTAGTCCCAGCTGATAGCCACTCTAaaggattacacacacacacacacacacggatctgtCCCAAGCAGTTAAAACTCTTCTCGCTCAAGGCCACTTAGAAGAAGAGGGAAATAATACAGACATATTATTGATGTACACACGTTCAAGGACGATTATTCCTACCAAGtgtattaaatattacacaaaCCAAACTATTATATTAATGAATTATATATGAATTCATTCCGTTGGTGTATTTTAGTGCGGTCATTTGTCTGTCGGTTTTTGtactaatcatttatttaaagcatAAGGAGAGGACATAAAGactaacagagagagagagaaagagatttaaagagagagagagaaagagagagagttaggGAGGGAGATAGAAATTGATCCAAAATCAATGTAACACAACACGACACACATTTGATCGGAAATGAGACGTGACCCATTTCACACACCCTCCTCGAATCTCCCGAGGACGACAAGGATGGACGGATGGGCGCTACTTCTTCTCGTGTGCTTACTCCTCGTCTGTGGAGGAGCTTCAGGCTCGGAGTACGAACTCGGTGCTCACCCGCGCTTCATCTGCACCCCCATTCCCCCCGATGCCCCCTGTGTCCCCTCTGATAGCACCAGCCACCATAGCGGCCATCACAGTGGCCATTATGGCGAGCATCACAGCAGGCACCACGGCGGCCATTACAGCGGCCATCACGGTGACTCCTGGTGGGGTGTGTCGGATGAGGCCATGCCCACCATCTTGCACCTGCGTGAGAGCTTAGTGCAGCAGAAGGAGACCATTCTGGACCAGAGGGAGACGATCCGCGAGCTCACCTCCGAGCTGGCGCTCTGCCAGGGCTTCGGGCACGGCCTGGGTGGGCACGGACATGGTCATCACCAGCGTCACCACGGCAACGAAGAGCACACGGGTGACGAGACCATGAGCCTGTCACACTCAAGCTCTCCGGAGCAGATGAGCCACATGCTGGCGACGTTAAAGGAGAGACTGGAGAACCTGCAGGTGAGAGGAAGACAAGCACGAACAGGTTCCACTAAGACCAAAGCTCcagtataaatacaaatataactcGTTTAGCTGGAACGTAACTAGAACTCGCTGATTCGAAAAAGCAGTGGATGTAGAACTAAGCCTCGAGgaagaaaacctttttttcttatttttaatatCCACTgaaattttcagaaaaaaacatcccaggtgttttaaatgtaaagctTGTGTTGTCAGACGCAGAACACGTCCACAGCGTACTCCGCCTCTCTGAAGGAGCTGCTGCGGAGGAAGATCTCCGCCCTGGAGCAGCAGCTGCTGCATCATGCCGCATCTATCACCGACAGGAACCATCCCCAcggtgatgatgaggatgacgaCGAACACCACGACGGCCATCACGACGGCCATCACGACGACGAACACCGTGATGGACAGCGCGACGGTAATAACAATCACCATGACGACGGCGGCCacccgaggacatcgctccgctCGCAGGATCGCAGGACAACGCATGACGAGCTGGACAAAGTGCTGAAGCAGCTCACACACGGTGCACGCTCCAACACAGGTGAACACACACTGTAGATCATTTCAGAAAGTATGACTTGATACAATTCCCAACATGATTCTGATTGCTTACATCACCCCCACTGTTTTCAGGTACGAGGAAGAGAAGCAAATCTTCCAGAAGTTTCCAGATTGGCTTCCCCATGCGCACAAACTACATGTATGGGAGAGTGAAGAAAACTGTGACGCGCGAGATCTACGCCATGACGCTGTGCATGTGGCTGAAGGGCGGAGCCTCAGGCATCGGCACGCCCTTTTCCTACTCCGCCCCCGGGCAAGCGAACGAACTGGTACTGATCGAGTGGGGGGACAAGCCGATGGAGCTGCTCATCAAAGACACGGTAAGGGAAGATGAACGAGTGAGAAAGAAGACAGTTTGGGGGGGGTTGGGCGTGGCACGTGATGATATTCTGGTCCCTGATAGGTCGGATAGAGGAAACCGTCGCACAAGACGGTTTAGTTTTCGCAGTAATTGAAAGCAATGCTGCCTCAAATTGATATGCGATATGTgtacgtgtttgtgtgtaggcAGTGATATTACCCCTCTCGCTGCATGATGGGAAATGGCACCACGTGTGTGTGACCTGGCTGGCACGGGATGGAGTATGGGAGGTTTTTCAGGACGGAGCAAAGAGAGGATCTGGGGATAATCTTAACGCCTGGCAACCCATCAAACCTGGAGGAGTGTTCATTTTGGGACAGGAgcaggtgacacacacacatacacacacttaaaaacCTTCTCGTGTCATTAATAACCCTTGATAAATGtgtgataaatgtgtgtgtatgtgtgtgttaggacTCACTCGGCGGACGTTTCGATGCCACCCAGGCGTTTGTTGGTGAAATCTCAGACCTGCAGCTCTggtctcacacactcacgcaccaCGACATCTACAGCCTCGCGTCCTGCCGAGGTCACATGACCGGTGATGTCATAAGCTGGGCGGAATCATTGGTGGAGCTGCACGGTGGGGTCACCAAGTACCCATTTGATCCCTGTCACTAAGGTTACTTCCCTAAATATGCTGTATACACCGGATGGGTGGAAGTTATACCTATTTTTGTTATCGATATACTTATGTAAATACTGTAGACTagagctgtgtctcaaatcacacgCCTGACTCTCTAGTACCTTGATGTGTGTAACGGTTTAAATCTGAGAAAAGTCATCACAAAATGGCCGCCCTAAAcagttttttgggttttttttttaaccctcctTATTTGCATCTTAAATACATTCTTACCTCTAGGGGAGAAACACGGTTTGAGACACGGCTTGAGCAATTCTCTACGAAAACATAACCTTTACGCGAGCTTTGCTTTCGCCAAATGTGAAGTGAAAGATACAGCAATACCAAAGAAGCTAGTGAACGCTTTAGCATTAGTAACTAGCTTAATGTTGGTTGAAAATATAGTTTTTTAAACCGTTACAGCAGGAAATTCCGTGtttcaaaaaattattttactcCCATTTCACTCGTATTTTACACAGTGACCATCTAGAGCACTGTGTAGCGCAATCATACAGGTAGCAGACGTCATAATGGATGTTAGCAGGTGTCATTTATACCCAAGTGAAAGCGGAATATTTCCAATTGAATTAGTTCTCGTTCAGACACTATACAGtcgatataaaaagtctacgcacccctgttaaaatggcaggtttttgtgctatataagaataattaaaaaaaaaaaaaacaacgaaagCAAGATCAATCTTGTCGGAACTTTCCCCCCTCACACTcgatgtgaaattacaacgtgaaaatcatgtggcaaaatgtgttatggcaaaattcaaaatggtaTGTTTGGTACAAAAACAATGCACTTCATCAAAACTACACCAAACCCATGTTGAAGCATGCTGGCGGTGGCGTCATAAAggctgacatgatttatcttggtttttatgcacaaaaacctgccattttaacaggggtgtgtttTCATATCCACTGTACAGGGTGCACTACATAGAGAGAGATCACTCAATGTCATACTCAATGTAGAGCACTTATTTGTAGATTTATACAGCAATGTGGTGAACCTGTATCTTTTTCTAAATGTAATTACTACTCGcatgattttaataaaaaaaatgtaataaaagtgaCATGTCCTCTCTTGTGATTCACAAGTGTGTatgattatactgtatgtgcgaACAAATAAACGTCAAGTTTTGAGTATTCTGTCCGATGCATTCTGTATTGTCAAACGTAAGCAGCAGAGGGCGACAGTGCGGctggacagagagaaagaaagaacgaaagaaaggaAAGGCGGCGCCGTGATTACGGTGTCGTCTTGAACTTTATTGTCTGGCACCAGTACATATTTGTAACCTTGTGTTGTTTCTTTGCTACATTAAGAGACAGTTTCCTGTTTATTACATCGTTcagtcaaaaaataataataataataataataataataataataataataaaacagcgTGGCCTGATCCCAAAAGGAACGTAGTGCACTACGAAGCCATGATGTAACACTCCATGTAGGGCACTTTGATACAGAAACACCAGGACAGGCTGTTCCTTTAATACAGATTCTACCTAACTTCAGACATGGCTACGCTATATTTAgacgtttttaaaaataacaacgCAGCACTTATATTTCATATTAACAGGGaaatggaaacaaaaaaaaataaaaatcaagcaAAGTACATTGCTACATTTCATTCTCGTTAATTAGTAGCTTAAAACACAAGGCTAATTACAGAAGAGAAATATTAACGTTCCATATTATTACTTCTTACTCAGCaatcgaatttttttttttactcacgaACTTTGTATGCAAAGGTAGAGTTTACGAGCGCTAACCGCTAAGGCTAAATTTAAACGTATAAATCGGAAGAAAATATGGAGCGCTAATAATAGTCTCTTGATACGAACAAAGCCGATATGATCATATCTGATTCGGCAGGCACACATGCATCCCCAAGTCAATGACGATGAAAATtagttttttattcattataacaaaaacatttgtaaaaaaaaaaaaaaaaaaatcaaataggaataataaaaaaattaaacaataaattaacAT
This genomic window from Ictalurus punctatus breed USDA103 chromosome 1, Coco_2.0, whole genome shotgun sequence contains:
- the si:dkey-283b15.2 gene encoding neuronal pentraxin-2 yields the protein MRRDPFHTPSSNLPRTTRMDGWALLLLVCLLLVCGGASGSEYELGAHPRFICTPIPPDAPCVPSDSTSHHSGHHSGHYGEHHSRHHGGHYSGHHGDSWWGVSDEAMPTILHLRESLVQQKETILDQRETIRELTSELALCQGFGHGLGGHGHGHHQRHHGNEEHTGDETMSLSHSSSPEQMSHMLATLKERLENLQTQNTSTAYSASLKELLRRKISALEQQLLHHAASITDRNHPHGDDEDDDEHHDGHHDGHHDDEHRDGQRDGNNNHHDDGGHPRTSLRSQDRRTTHDELDKVLKQLTHGARSNTGTRKRSKSSRSFQIGFPMRTNYMYGRVKKTVTREIYAMTLCMWLKGGASGIGTPFSYSAPGQANELVLIEWGDKPMELLIKDTAVILPLSLHDGKWHHVCVTWLARDGVWEVFQDGAKRGSGDNLNAWQPIKPGGVFILGQEQDSLGGRFDATQAFVGEISDLQLWSHTLTHHDIYSLASCRGHMTGDVISWAESLVELHGGVTKYPFDPCH